The sequence below is a genomic window from Lolium perenne isolate Kyuss_39 chromosome 7, Kyuss_2.0, whole genome shotgun sequence.
TGGCACTACAGAGAGATAAATAACAAGACAATGAAGTTAAGTAGAAGATGCCCCACAGCACAGTACTTTGAAGACTAGCGCTTATGGAAGGCTTCGATGGATACATTCTCGATGACAGAGTGACCACAAAGTTTTGATTAAGAGTGTCTACATAGAGTTTCTGACCAGTCACATAGGTTTGCACTGATGATCTCTCTTTGCTAATTAGCGACTCCTTCAAAATCGATCGGTGCTAGATGAGAATATTCTTAAGAGCACTAATATACCAGTCACAAAAGCAAAATCTCTTGCAGGGGTATGTGGGATGCCTGACATAATGATTTAGTACACTATTCCATTTAAGGAAAAAAAGATCACAACATAGATGTAACAGTTCACACAATCAGACGCCAAAAAATGTACATCCAAGTATGAAAGAACAGGCTTACAGGCTGATAAGTACAATGTGGCACATAAAAACTGGGATATTTGGAGCAGAGAACAAGTAATACCTCAACAACACAGTTGCTAGCTAGCGTCACCTCAATATATCATCCTCCACGTCCTCAGTATCGTGATTGGCAAGACAATGAAACACTGCAATGTGCTAAAGCCCACTATCCCCACATCCATCAATATAGAACCAACCCTCTCCCTCTCAGATTCTTTCGCAGGCGAGATACCCTTCACCAGAACACCAGCAACTATGAGCAGCACAAACGGGAGCGTAAGAAGGACCCCAACCACAGCATCATCCTTGAGCATCTGTCGAAGAATCTGACGAGGGCCTCTCGGTCTCACAGCAGGCTCTTTCGTACGCTGGATAATAAGAATTTACACGCAATTCGAACAAACAATTTCAGAAGGCTGTCATATTAGGATAGAATGGAATGGTGAACATGTACTTACGCAGTTACACTACAGATACCTAGCAGTAGCTATTTCTAGTTCATGAAAATAACATAACTTGCTTCTTTAATTGGGAAGTTGGCTACTTAAATTAAGGACGTAAATTAAAGGGTGCACGAGTAAAATCCTATTACCAGTACTGTAAATTGCTGGGATCAAAATACTCAAGAGGACAACATGGTACCTGCTCGACGTCGGTGTTgttggagttggagtcggagtcggagtcggaggccatggagcgcgcggcggcgagcatgagggagaagggtaAGAGGAATCCAGAGCCGACTAGGGCGTAGAGGGCGACCGTGGTCACCGCCGAGAGCACAGCGGAACCCTCACCGAAGGCGCGGCGCGCGACGACCATGAAGGCGTTGCACGCGGTGCCGACCCACAGCATCGCGTACCCCGCGTAGATGAGCGTGTTAGCCGCGGCGACGGCCAGGAACCTGAGCGCCGGCggcggcatcgccgccttggccaCGGACATGGGGCCGGAACCCTAGGCGCGGAAGGTGGGCGTGCGTGCTTGGGGTTTGTGGACTCTGTTCTCGTCTGGTCTGGTCTTAATCTGCTACACGCACATTGAGCTCTCGGAGCGGGTTTCCCCCTATTTGCTTTCCTGTGTTTGCATATAAATCAAGATATTGTATTTTCGTTGAGCAATTAATGAAAAGGGAGTTAACCTGGTCGGGAAAATAATATCTGCTACTCACCcggattttttttcttttcgaaatggggtacccctgcctctgcatcaattgatgcatacggCTTTTTATTAAAGTATAAGTCACACCATAACAGTAGTAACAGTACACAATTATTACAGCTCATGGATCACTTAGAGTCTCAACATGGATAAGCCACTTAAAAAAGCTAGAAGAAAAAAGCGATGTATCATCATGATGTGAGCCTTTTCTCAGACCGCCAACCGCACTGGCTATAGAAATCCCGTGCGACCGTCGCCAAAcggttgcacccaatatccatGTTCGGACGTTCCTCCACTGGCTGCAGGAAGGATCACATATGGATCCAATGAGTGACCAAAGGGATAACCTGCATAAAAGATGGAAAACTCCTTTTGTTAAATATAAAATCATTACGGACTGTCCATATAGCCCACAATAAAGCGCACACACCGACTCTAATATGGCCTTTATCTTTTTTTGGCACCCCATTTAACCAATTTCCAAACAAATTTGAGATACTAGAAGGAGGAGGTAAATTAAACGTCATATAAATAATCCTCCAAATGATTTTGGCAAAGGGACATGAAAAGAACAAATGTTGTATTGTTTCATCTTGATCACAAAAACTACATTTAGTGCATCCATGCCAATTCCGTTTGCTAAGATTGTCTTTGGTCAATATAACTTCCTTATgtaggaaccacataaaaattctGATTTTAAGTGAAACCTTGATCTTCCAAATATATTTCTTAAGATACCCTGTGTGTCCATTAAGCAAGTCTGTGTATATAGATTTAACACTGAACACACCAGAAGTAGTTATCGACCATCTAAAAgcatcctccacatccgtcaattgAAATATCATGAGGCAAATAACTAAATGGACCCATCTATCCCTTTTGTACCCAGATAAAGCTCTCTTGAATGGTCAGAGGTGTTGAGCCCATCACATGTGCTACCGTAACATTTGTATGGTTAACAATGTTGTAAAGAGTTGGGTATTGATCCTTAAGAGGCAGATCACCTAGCCATGTGTCTTCCCAAAATCTAGTATTTTGTCCATTTCCTACTACAAGAGACCCTCTTTTGAAAAACTCATCTTTGACATTCATTAAACCCTTCCAAAAAGGTGAATCCGTTGGCTTTGTTGTAACCTGAGAAAGTGTCTTAGTTTTCAAATATTTGTTTTGGATTATCTCTTGCCACACTCCTTCGTTCATAAGCTTGTACAACCACTTGCTTAGCAAACTTATGTTTTTTAGATGTAGCACTTTCACTCCTAATCCTCCCTGATCTTTTGGTCTACAAATAACATCCCATTTTGTTAGTCTATATTTTCTTTTGTGTCCATCGCTTTGCCAGAAAAAAACGAGATCTGAAGAAATCTAGCCTCTTTCTTACTCCTATAGGAATCTCTAGGAAAGATGGCATAAATATTGGCAAACTTGTGAGAACCGAGTTTATAAGAATAAGGCGATCACCATAGGATAACATTTTCCCGGCCCAACAACTTAATTTCTTTTCAAAACGGTCTTCTACCGGTTTCCACTCACTATTTTTCAGCTTTCGAAAATGAATTGGAATCCCTAGATACTTAAACGGAAGTGAGCCTATATCACATCCGAAAAGATTTGTATACTCACTCTCATCATCTTTCGCTTTCCTAAAAAAAATAACTCACTCTTGTGAAAATTTATTTTAAGTCCAGAAAGCTGTTGAAAAATACAAAGAACCATCTTCATGTCAAGTGCCTTTTCTAAATCGTGTTCCATGAAAAGAATAGTATCATCCGCATACTGTAAAATTGAGAGTCCCCCGTCCACCAAATGAGGGATTAAACCACTAACACCCGGACTAAGGTTTAGATCTTTTATATGCCCAACTAGTCTATGAAAGCACACGTTGCCGCGCCCGTCCATCTTTAAAAGAAAATTTGAAATATGTGAGAAATTTAAACCAAATGTACATGTGGTGAAATTAGCTTGGCCAAATTGATTGCATAAATACATGTATGTCAAGTCATATTTGATTAAAAATTTATCCTGCACAAAAGAACCAGTAACAAAAACAAGGAGGACCACGGAAGTGATTCATGTAACCAACACCAATTTTAAGAAAACTTCAAGATGTAATCACAGAATCTTGTTTCAAATATTTTTGCTGGCACGGCACAAAAACTTTGAGAGAAAAGAATATAATCTACATGCACAATATCATGTACAGAAATATATCCTAATGTTTTGTTCCCTAAATGTGATCTCATTTATAAAGAGCTAATTCCGTACAGTGCAAAACACAAATAATATGGGGTTAGGAATGAAGGGCAGCAAAGGTGTGTGGTTTCAGgtcagtctcttccgatctacggttgtcatcattggcgatggttgctgctctggtgcgctggtcctttggAACCTTAGCACGATGACTTCACATATGTCtattacaacaagctctactacaaCAAGGTTTGCCTGGCTCCGGTGATGTAGAGGCGTGGATggcggcgcgccttcggctcgtgctagtttctgtagtcgtcgctaggtggtccaacGACCTATTTGTAATTTCTGTTACTTTTAGGCATCTTTGTActattgttgatgattattaatggaTCGGTGGAATTTTCGCAAAAAAGGTTAATAACCAAGAACCTGGCAAGTTAATATAAAAGGATCGTGTCCTTCTGAATCAGTAAAACTAgaagataccccgcgcgttgctgcggaatttTTAAGGACCATTTGAAAACATGTTTGTTTGGTCTATAGAAAGTAAGAAACAcattattattttattttttgaaggtaTTATTGTGGCATATGGGGTATGTACAATGGTGCCACAGAAATAGAGAAATGTCCTATGTGCATACACAGAATGTACTATAGCACCAAAACACCTAAAATTAATATGGTACGTATTCCTTGGCATTGAAGCAGTCAGCAATTAGTGAAATACGTGGGAGAATGCAGTGAGTAATGTACATGAAAATACTTGAAGAGGAAAATATGACGGTAGGCAGAAACAATTGTAGCTTGAATGTTTGATATGTCATATATGTTGAGACGTTTTGGTTCGGATGACCTCAACATGGTTATTCTGAAAACAATTGATATGTTTTTATTATCGATAGCAAAATTGATACTATGGGTAAGCTGCAGCTAGACGGAATCATGAGGTAAATGAAGATGCGGCACAAATACAACTCCATGACAATCTACAGTTGCAGAAAAAAGTAATGCTGAAAAAGGGAGGGGAAATCAGAATAGGTCAGACCACCTATTATGGACAGTGACAACATATTCGTGGAAATTTACATTTTCCTGTTCATCCTTCATTAATCTCTGCGATGGAGTTATCTCACTGCTGCAGGAATAGAGATGAGAGCACCAAGACCACCAAAGGTTATAAAATTGTAGAAATACAGTGGAAAAACAAATGCTATAGCAGCAGAAAAGCTTGAGTCACCTCTCCAATATCAAATCCACGGGGGTTACCTTTCCAATATCAAATCCATAGAGGTTGCACTTGTTGTGCAGAGTTCCTTAGACATTTCAGACCAAAGTACATAGGCCGGGAGAAAAATTAAGAAATTAGGGAGGCAACTTCTTGCTCCCTACAATGGAAAGGGAGGCAAATGACATGGCCATCACCACCAAGTGTTCATGTGTGAAAGCACACACATATCTGTAAGGAGTAATTGCTTCAACAACGAAGGAGAAAAGCTGAAATCATTGAACCAAGAACTTGTACAATCGGTAAGGAGGAACTGGCAAAGTATGAGTATCCTGCATTTAGGGGATTGGTTGTGAAGGACACCGATTGTGAGCTGATAAGATTGAGGGCGGATGTCCACCTGATGAAAAGTGATGGTTTATGCAATGATGCAAGTAAAGGCTCATCCTTGACTCCCTGTCTAAAGCTTGGAAAGCATTGAGTATATGTTGATGCGCCGAGGCTATTACCAGCAGCAGGAGGAACCTGGTTAGAGGAAGGGAGGGCAATGGATGTGGACGTGTGGCGAAACTGTGATGATGGAGGGGCTAATAAAATGGCAGCTGGCCGGCCGATCGACTGGACACGTCATTGCATCAGTTAAATGCTCTGATTGGTTTGGTTCTAGCCTAAAAAAAGAACACGAAACGATAGGGCAAGAACTGCAAGTTAGCCTGGAGGATTAATTCTTCAGTAGTGTGCCAACAGAGAAATTGATCGCATGCTAATTAGTGACAAGAGTGGAAGAGAACGAAAGTGCAGGGAAATTCATGAATGGAGGACTTGAACGGCATGTAAAAGGTGTTGGAACGGCAATATGGAGTTGGCTGCCACGCTGATGAAATCAGAGCCATAATTAACTGTTGGGTAAATGTGTGATCGGATGGTCATGAATCAGGAAGATGGTAAGAATCGAACGGCTACGAATATGTGATGATGTGGCTATGTTGCATGTAAAGATAGACAACTTAAATGATCTCTTAATTAGTGGGGTTTTGCTTTATAAGATATATAGATATTGCATGCATGTTTTGTGAAGACGTGAATTTTGATAATGGTACTGACCGCATTACAAGATGAAGAAAGAAGATTTTCGTATCTATGTTCATTTTTGGAACTTATCTCAGTTTTGGCTGGCTTTGTTATTACCACAACATAAAAAAGCCTTTGTAGTCGTACAGACTGTCTTATACAAGGTTAAAGACAAAATGGTATCTTTGAAGGTCAGAACTTCCCttttgtttttttaaaggtatcttttgttttctttCCTTTGATACTTGTCCATGGGTGTTGCAGTGTGCAGTGCCAAAACTTGAAGTCTCTATTGTCATTTCAAGTATGTGATGTCAGATACCTGTGTTTTTTTTTAgatattggtttgcatgatttatACTAGCATACAAAGGATTTGCCAAAACCATGTGTGGTCAATTTCTCAATGTGTCTAGGCACGTCAATCATAGAAGTCCTAGCGACGGCCGTCCTTGGTTTTGGTGTTCTCAATCGACGCCAAGAACCGTTAGATCAAACCTTAAAAATCCATGTACGATAAGTTAAGAAAAACACTAAGAAGAAAACACGCGGAAATTTAATTTGGCTCCTAGGTGTATATGCTCCATCCACcaaaaaaaaacatatttttaattgTCAAAACCATCCAACAAACAATTTCATATGTGCATCTCAATAATATTTTTGCGTTCTTACAGTATCGCGAAAAAACGACATATTCTATGGCAGATGTAAAGACGACAAAACATGAATTTGTCTATTTTTACACAGCCCAAAAGACTATAGTCATTATTTCATGGAAATATTTTATTCACatgtagcatgtgaagatgtacacatgaatttttgaattttttaacattttaaaattaatcaaaaatgcatttcaaaataaaggaagCATATACACTGAAAAGTCAAAACATCAATCCCCAAGACACaacgataaaaaaaattgtgtagGGATGGATCATGGGTGGTGGGTGGCTGGGTGCTACAGGCTGCACCTCCACGAGGCCTAATGTTCAACTAACATCATGTCTCCCGTTCGAAATatacttttcttttgtttttcattttgttTTCTGCATATCTATTTTTTTTGTTTGCAATTTTTACGTTTTCTAATATATTTTCCCTCTTATCTGTTCATCATTTACAATTTCTttactttgctatcttttttgcacAAGTTTTTGCAGAAGGTGATATATGTGCCATGGCCAAATTATAAATGCGCAATTTGCGATTGCTGCATATCTTTTATACCTTGCATGTACAAATAACTGGGGTAGCAGTAAATCGTTTCTATCTACCAAAATGGACGTCCCAGATAGCTCACCATCGAGATCCTACGGCCCAAAATGCATGCGCGGGAGGCACTCAGCACGCTGGGTACTCAACAAGATTAAAGTTTAGAATAATATGGGTGAATCAAAAAGAGCAGTTCATATATTTGCTACTACATCGAATTCATGGCTTAAATCTGAGCAACTGCGGTCGAGTATGATTCATTCAGCAAATTCAGAATTGGAAGATCAACACATATGCGCAGAGCAGGGCCGGCCCTATCATGTCAGGGGCCCTGGTGCAAGACAAAAAAAAGGCCCCCCCATACACAAGCAATAGAGATGATTTCTGATGTTTTATTTCATAGAAATTTGATCATTGAATACAATCTTGGCGGCTACTCACGAGTCACGATCTTATTGCATTTCAACTCAAATTCTAGCTCGTGTTCCTGCTCACACTTGTTCTTGCACTCCAGGTCTCCTGCCAATACTCCAGCTTGTACTCTGATTTTGTATTGACTTGCAAAATAGACAAGTGCACTAATTATGTAAAtcgtttttttctaaaatttgttgaGGCAAAGTCATTGATAATATTATCAACATTAATCTGGTCCAATAGGCCCTTCTCAATGCATATAGTAGCTAGACCATTCAATCTCTCTTGTGACATTGCTGATCTTAGGTAATTTTTTAACAATTTCAGTTTTGAAAAGCTTCTTTCAGCTGAAGCTACTGTCACgggtatggtaaataaaattctaTAAGCAACAGCAATGTTTGGGAAACAATTTATACTTCTAACAAACTCAAACATCTCCGCAGCACACATAGGTTCATCTGGTAAGGTCATTTGCAACATTCTTAATTCGGAAAAAAGATCATCAGAGTCAACATCAAATACATCTTTATGAGAGATTGGATCTTTACGAGAGAAAGTTTTAGCAAATTTTTTGCAACATTTTTGTATCTCAACATCATCCAGTGACTTCAAATTTGATGAGCTAAGCATAAACCCAAATATTTCTTTGAAAACTCCAAGTTCCTCAAATCTATTTTTCAATGAAGTATTTGCCATGTCCACCATAACATAAAAGAAATCAACTTGGAAAGCTTTTTCTGCAGCTAGGATCTCTTCATTGTTAGCATCATCATCACTTTCATCAAAATGTTTTTTTCTAGTAACACGTCGTTTTATTGGAAATGATGGCTGTATTTTCATATCATTTGCAAGTTCTTTGGCAATGATCAAACTAGCTGAAAATCCTGTACTTCTATACTTACCAAAAAATTCCATTATGCCCTCAATCTGTTTCAAGGTTGAGTCAATGCACATGGATGGGGATTGCAATGTTTTACTCACCATATTAACGTAAAACAAAATATCATGCCAAATAACTATGCTAAGTAAAAACTCAAAAGTACCAATCACATCATATAAAGTTTTAGCATTGCTTCTCGCCATGGCATCATCACCAGATTTAGATAATTCTCGATGACATGTTGGCACTACACAAAATGAATTAGGAAATGCAATTAAAAGTTGAAACGAATGCACCTGGAGGCTGCAGCCAAGATGATGCTCAACTCGATGTCGCTGCCTCGCTGGCTTGCCCTACCACATTACCACCGTGCTGGCCCTTGTTGCTGACCGCTGggcgctgccgccgccgcgccggcgaccttccggtccctgcccagctgcgTGCTGTTGCCGATTCGGCGATTCCCCTTCTGATTTCTCCCTTTCTTCAATCTTCTGCCTTAGTCAAGCACATGAGGATTGGGGAATAAGGAAGGAGAAGTGGAGATCGGCAGGAATAACCAAGAACAGACTAATCTTGAAGAATATATAGAAGGAGATTGTACTGACCGTTGCAAATTCGGAAGAGATTTCTTGGGAATCAATGAATCATGATCTCCTCCTCCATTAATTTCTGCAAAACGGCTAGAAATTTCGACAAACCAGAGCCGTCCCATGGCGCTGATTGAGGTTGGGGAACGGAAAAGTGAAGAGGAGTTGAGGAGGTCAGGGGAGAAGACGATGCGTGAGGTAATTACGCGACCGGCCGGACTGAGTCAATGCCTTTCCTTTCTTTATTGATGTGTGCGTGGTGCGTACAGGCAGGTGAGCTGATTGATTCGATTTTTTTTCTTTCCAAATTTACAAACGTGAGCTGCACCTCCACTTATGGGTACTAATATACGTACTAGTATACATAGTGATCGGGGGCCTCTAGCGATCAGGGGCCCGGTGCGGTCGCACCGGTTGCACCGCCTCAGCGCCGGGCCTGGCGCAGAGGCCACGGCTTACCCCATTTCGGAAAAAAACTGGTGTCCGCGACAGTCCTACTATCGCCAGGAGGGATCATGCATGAAACACATCAGAACAATTGAACCAAATGGGCAATAAATTACTCATCACAAGATACAGAGCTATGTATTTAATCAAGTTCGCACAGATAATCATCATACTAATATTCGAGGAGCTGAGGAAGTTTAGGAGCAAATCCAGGAGATATCGGCAGCACATTTATCGTGTGCCAAGACAAGTTTACGATGGCATCACAGCACGCATGCTACATGTATTCTAGGAGCTAGAGGTGGTTGGTAATTAAGTCGCATAACATGCCAGAGTAGGTTAGAAATGGTGAGAGGTACATTGCTCACAGTAGCATCCCTGGGTCTTGTTGTTACTCGTAAACACCTTTCGAAAACCGCCTTCCATTGGAAACCCTGAAATGGCCAAAGAGAAAGGTATGGTTATTTTCTATGCTAAGTGAGCCATCCATTAGCTCCAGATGATAAATTAGTTATCAGGTAGTGACATATAGCTTCTGCAGATAGTGCAACACAAATATGTGTATTGAAGTTATGCCAGTTATCACGCAGTGACATTGTTTCTGCAGCTAGATACTGCAACACAGATAATTGTATTGAAACAGAGTTATCTACTTATCTTTATTACAGAGCTCTAATCCATACAAAACGAAATACTATCAGTTCTAACTAGCTAAAGATATCTAAAAGCTTCACAAAGTTCGGTAAAAGCTAGAGACTGGGATAATAAAGCTTTCATTAACGAAGTTTGATATCTAAAAGCTCGCATGGGAAATAAAACTAAAAGCTTCCATTTTCTAACAAAGAATCTAAATATATCTAAGTTTGACATCTCAGCATCGCCGAAATTTTGAATCACGAGATAATGGACAGTCATAGCTTTGACCATTATATTTTCTATTAATTAACGGGGAGTGGTACATATTTTTAAGTTTCGGGTCTGCTTGTTCAAAAGCTATCTGGAATGTTTTTCTCAACAATAGGTCACATCTTTTAACCATCATAACACCATCAGATAATCTCATATATACATTAGGAAATTGGTAATCAATGGCAATGGAAGTAATCTTATACTTAACCAAGAAAAaacacaacaaaaaaattaggcaACTCAGAACTGGAATAACCATCTAGCAATATAGTTGGTCACTTCAGACACTTGTTTGCATAAGTAGTTTTTGATGAAGCTTTAATGATTTGGCTGGGTATATTAATCTACTACGAAAAATTATAGCAATGTAAAACCACACGACAAACTCCTTGTACGTCATAGATCTTGCTCATTGCATGATATTGGGTTTCACCACTCTTGCATGCAACAGTCTGGGAACTTCTATCATGTTTATCTCTCTTATAGTAGCTACACATATCTACTGACTTCTATTGTTTAAATGATGCAATATAACAATCTGACTAGTAATCtactttgggttactcctgagataGTACGCTGCAGAAAATGCATACACACATGAAAATACTAATCAAATCTCACTAGGGTCATCAAGAAGGCAGTGACAGTATTTTTGGT
It includes:
- the LOC127318728 gene encoding uncharacterized protein, with amino-acid sequence MSVAKAAMPPPALRFLAVAAANTLIYAGYAMLWVGTACNAFMVVARRAFGEGSAVLSAVTTVALYALVGSGFLLPFSLMLAAARSMASDSDSDSNSNNTDVEQRTKEPAVRPRGPRQILRQMLKDDAVVGVLLTLPFVLLIVAGVLVKGISPAKESERERVGSILMDVGIVGFSTLQCFIVLPITILRTWRMIY